The Saccharomyces mikatae IFO 1815 strain IFO1815 genome assembly, chromosome: 15 DNA window CATACAACCCAATATTTCCAAATCCTTCTGCCGGAATCATTATGATGACAGGTTCTGTTGGCGATGGTAGTGAATTCAAGCGAAAAGACCAAAAAACTTTCATTTCTAGAGACGGTGGTCTAACATGGAGATTGGCGCATAACTCTTCTGGCTTATTTGCTACTGGTGATCTGGGAAATATCATTGTATATATCCCGTATTTTTCAGATGAGGATGGTGGTGTACAGTCCAaaatttacttttctttggaCCAAGGTAAAATATGGAGTGAATATGAACTGACTGATGGTATAAGTTTTATCCATCCATCAGAACTGATTAATACAGCACCAGATGGATCTGGCTCAAAATTTATTCTAAACGGATATCACATCACTACATCCCATCAAAAAGGAAGCATCGTGTATGCAATCGATTTTTCTGCTGCATTTGACTATAAAATTTGTGAAGAggaagattttgaagattggAATTTAGCAGATGGGAAATGTGTTAATGGCGCTAAATACAAgtatagaagaagaaaacaggaCGCCCGTTGTTTGGTCAAAAAAGCATTCAAAGATATGAGTTTACTTGAAACTCCTTGTAACAGCTGTTCTGAATCTGACAACGAGTGTTCGTTTCAATTTGTTAGGGATACAAACGGGCAGTGTGTACCAGATTATAATCTGATTGCTCTTTCCCGTATATGTGACAAATCGAAGGGTAAATCGGTATTAGTAAAGCCATTGCAATTAATCAAAGGAGATAAATGTAAAACACCCATGAAAATTGAGCCCATAGACATTTCATGTGACGAAATCCCAAAGGAGGGCTCGAATGGTAAGAAAATAGTAAGTACTGGAAACAAATTTGACTTTGAAAgtcaatttcatcaatatctcGATACAGTTATCGATGGAACTTTTGGTCATGCTGGATTCAATAGGTAATGCATACATATCTCAAGATGATGGgcaaacaataaaaaggTTTTACactgaagatgaaaaatttgacaCTATTTGGAACTGATATTATATGAAATATATAAGTTCTTACTATTATATTAATGTACTATTATAATACATATTTACAGTTTTAATATGAAGTTGTGTTCAACCATATTTCAACTCTTCAGTTTATTTGCTTGAACTTAAAAGTAACATTTTCTTAACTCACGGTAAAGGGTACTCTTTTTGATAGCTAAATTTCCTGAGGCCAGGAAATTATGTAGGTCAGTAAATTTTAGAGTTAAAACACAGGAGGCATTCATTTTGTTATGGTGGAAAAATTGTGAATCAATCTTAAGTCTAGAATGTCATACAATAGCATACCACACGTAAGATGAGGATAAAACTTTTACATAAATGCTTGATAATGCAATTCATTGTGAGTTCGCAGGCacacttttcaaatatcaGTCAAATGAAGATGTAGTTATGTGCTAGGTATAGGAAAAGTCCTTGGAAACAGGAAGTTTCGTTTCTTCGATAGATTTTTTCCAcagtaataaaatatcCCTCTTTAAAAAACATTATCAGCTACTTGTCCACCGGTGGCTGCGACACTCAAACAAGAGCACACGTTACATGCAGCAGCCTGCCACTAGGGACATTCCAGATGCATTGCGATCAAGCAGTGCTGCTTAAAAGTTTGAATCAGCAGCTGCAAGCACCAAATAACAGTCCTTAGTTGGAGAGATATTTAGTTCTCAATACATATACTATCCTCCTAATTTGTAGCCACTGAATTTACTATAAATAGAATAACTGTCATGGAATATATTATCTATACGTAAATGAAAGATTCCTCCTCCATTAATGTCTCATCATCCTGTTTCTCTGTTTATCATGATACTCACAAAATTTATTCACTCCCCGATAGAATATTATCTGCACATTTAACATTTTTCACCCTCAACAATATGGTAATCCAATATTCATCTTCCTCACGGACGTCACCGCAGACATTCCGTCTGTCACTTGCTTGCAAACTCCGCTGCGCACGATCATAGAAATTCCAAAGTTATAGAGCGAAGAACATATACAACCATAAATAAACTTTACAATTCGTGCTCCTATACTGATATGAACGCTGGTATGAATTAATAGTGTAGCATGCTCAGATTTGTGAGTATGAGCTACTCAAATCTCCTACATTTGCTGTTCTGAGACTTTTAGTATTTATTGCTCGTAAACTCAGTATTAATAGAATTTTACGAAGTTATTTGGCCTTCTGGTTGacgaatttttctttttttttttgatagagATATTCTCCTGCATTAGTTTGTGTTATTACTAAGACGGCGTCTGATAGTATTTAAATCTCATTGGCATGGAAACTAATACGTAAGCGTAAACTCACTTAGActttttgtaaaagaaGTATACATGAATTGCCTACTACATATCTTAAGTgtcttttttccattgtATTCAAAATGAATTTAGAAAGAGATTATGGCaaaattattttcattcccGAATGACACGACGGAACCATTAGAACAACTagaaatagaaaaacaaaGTGAACTCAGAATCTCCACCGTAGGTCTTCTTGAGTACAATCTAGCCGTTTATGATCTCCACATCTTTGTATTTCAGAAAGGGCACTTAATCCAATATTTATAATTAGTTATAACATTGATATTATTGGCAAAAAACAGAGaggttgaaaaaaaaaagaaatttatgTACATGCCAAGATGCAGCTGAAACTTAAATCAACACatagtaaagaaaagataaatgTCGTTACTATTCAAggtacaaaaaaataaaataaaaattaaGAGTAATATATATTCTGTTCGTCACAATCGTCAATCATTCAGATATGTAAATTCTGCCCTCCCATGGCTTCAATGTTCTGGAAGATGCATCAACTTCCTCCTTTGGATAGTTTCCAAACTCCAATTTAAACGATGGGCTATCATTTGGAATCTTGAACTCTATACTATCAGAGCTAAAGTTCAAAGCAGCaaacaatttcttgttGTCATACTTCTTTGTGAAGCTGAATAGCTTTTTGTTGTCCAAATCAATGAACTCAAAATCATAACCGTACACAGTAATGTCCTTGTGCGCCTTTCTGAATTTCAAGGCCTCCTTCCAGAAGTTCAAAACTGAGTTTAAATCCTTGGCTTCATCTTCGGCGTTGATGCCTTCTCTGAAAGACTCATTCAAGTAAAACCATGGCTTAGCATCCGGCCCTGAGAACCCTGCGTTTGGTTCTTCACTAGTCCATTGCATTGGGGTTCTGGCATGGTCTCTGGAAATAAGAGCAAGGGCTTCTAaaaacttcttcatctCCTTTGAGTTCTCTCCATGCTCTTCCTTAATCGCCTTATAGTTGTTCTTGACTTCCACATCCTCGTACTTCTCAATAGGCCAGTTCTTGAAATTGATCGCACCCAGTTCTTGTCCTTGGTAAACATACAGAGTACCAGTCAGTGACACTAACAATACAGATAATAATTTACCAGAAATGACACGGTTCTTTGGCGAGTCGTCACCGAATCTCGTAATCGAACGAGGTTGGTCGTGGTTTTCGAGATAAATTGTTGACCAACAGTCAGTCCCGTTAACGTATCTGAACAATTCAGCTAACGCAACCTTCCAATCCTTCAATTCAAATGGGATCAAATTTTGACGGAACTTGGGCGAAGTCCCAACATCAGTGTGGGAAAAGTTGAATAACTCACTAAGCTCGTGTCTTGATGCACTTGTATACAACCTCTTGGTCTCGTCAGAAGCATGTTGCATTTCACCAACTGTCATAATCTCTCTACTATCCTTCACTCTGTTTCTGATGAACTTGTTCATTTCTTGATGAAACTCGTGGATACGTGGTCCGTTCATTGTGAAAGGATCACTGGGTTGCCACTTCGTGTTTTCGTCAATCACAGGAGCGTCTGGTAGACCAGCAATCTTGGAGTACAAGCTTCCCACATCAATTCTAAAACCATCAACACCATGGTCTAACCAGTACCCAACGGCACTTTCGTAGATTGCCTTTCTGCAGTCTTCGTTCTCCCAGTTGAGATCAGGTTGGGTGGAGCAAAACAAACGCAAGTAAAACTCTTGTGTCTTTTCATCGAACGTCCATGCAGAACCACCGAAGTAAGACCTCCAATTGTTTGGAGGGATTGGCTTGCCTTCGGCGTCATAACCCTTAGGAGGTCTCCAGAAGAACCAGTCACGTTTTGGATTGGTTTTTGAGGATCTGCTCTCTTTGAACCATTCATGTTCGCTCGAGCAATGGTTGATGACTAAGTCGGTAATGAATTTCATACCTAGCTTGTGCGTCTTTTCAATCAAGGCAAAACAGTCCTCATTGGTACCGTATGTTGGCCACACCTTCTCGTAGTTGGCAATATCGTAACCCATATCATCTTGTGGCGAGTCGTAAAATGGCGAGATCCAAATGGCATCGGCGCCAAGCTCTTTGATGTACTCCAACTTGGATGCAATACCTTTCATGTCACCCCACCCGTCGTTGTTGGAGTCCTTAAAACTTGCTGGGTAAATCTGGTAGATTGTGGCCTCTTTCCACCACTTGGTTTCTGTTTCTGGATGCGCGGAAGAAATGGTCATTGTAcaattgttcttttgaCTGTGAGAAATCTTTTAGTCTATGCTACTTTTCTGTCGGAAAAGCTGGTTGCCGTATATAGTTTGGTGACAAGAGACgacatcattttcatttcttcctGTGCGAATGCCTTCCTTATATATGTCTGTTGGCGTACCTGTTAGCATCCTGAAAATGAATAGAAGAGAGTGGACCACAACATTTGGCAGTGGACCCACAGCGAGGGGTTCGGGAGATGTAAATACAACTGGGCAGCATGGCATGATGCGCTCTGCACCCCGACTTTTTTGTCACTTGGTCAACAATAGCAATATCATGCTATTCCTGGACCGTTCCCTTCCATGTACTTCCCCGCGGTCTTGCATATTCGTGGTCGCAAGACAAAGCACAAAGAGTGAGGTTCTCCTGCCCGGAACTCCGCAAAATATAACATAAGCATTTCTCCGCGGAATTACATAAGCATTTCTCCGAACGATATAGGTTTTCCGTCTCCTGCATTTTACTGGCAtttcatgattttttttagttttgcATTTGTTTCCCctgagaaaaagaaaaaacaacttCCGTTAACTATAAACTTTAAATGGGAACTGAGCAAAGTGTCTGCGGAAAATGAGACGTCGGATATTGTAGATGAACCCGCTGCCATTTCCACAAATAAACGCTGACCACACAAAGCAATGCATGCACTCAGCTATCGTCGTTTCAAGGTGGCACCTCAAGAAGATGGTGCACGCTTATGTCTTCACAAGCACACATACACATACACACATACTTTCTTTCCTCTACCTTTCTATCCATATATCCTACAATATAAAAGCAAGGTGTATGATGTGACAGTTATGTAACTAATCGAAGAAacagttcttttttctctttacaATGCTTAGAAAAGTAAAGTGCCACATAAATTAGCAACCaaactcttttattttttacttCACATCATGTCAGGTGCTAGTGATACATCCGCAAACGATCAATCCGCTGCCAATTATAGTACCCATTCAGCAGTGAGCGCTCCGTCTATCAAGGCTGAGAATGGCGATTCTAAAAATTCTCTCGAAGATGCCACGGGTGATCTACCTATTGACCTGCCACAAAAGCCTCTCTCTGCATACACCACCGTTGCAATCCTGTGCCTAATGATCGCATTCGGCGGTTTCATCTTTGGCTGGGACACTGGTACCATCTCCGGTTTCGTTAACTTGTCCGACTTCGTCAGAAGATTCGGCCAAAAGAACGGGAAAGGAGGCTACTATTTATCCAAGGTCAGAATGGGTTTGATTGTCTCAATATTTAACATCGGATGTGCTATAGGTGGGATTGTCTTGTCAAAAGTCGGCGATATTTATGGCCGTCGTATTGGTCTAATTACAGTCACCGCCATCTATGTCGTAGGCATTCTGATCCAAATAACCTCGATAGACAAGTGGTACCAATACTTTATTGGAAGAATTATTTCTGGACTAGGAGTTGGGGGCATTGCCGTGCTCTCCCCGATGCTTATATCAGAGGTCTCCCCCAAACACATCAGAGGAACCCTTGTTCAACTGTACCAGCTTATGGGTACTATGGGCATTTTTCTGGGTTACTGCACCAACTACGGTACCAAAAACTATCACGACGCCACCCAATGGAGAGTCGGCCTCGGGCTTTGCTTTGCCTGGGCCACCTTCATGGTTAGTGGAATGATGTTCGTTCCGGAATCACCACGTTACCTAATCGAGGTTGGTAAGGACGAAGAAGCCAAGCGTTCGTTGGCAAAGTCCAACAAAGTCTCAGTCGACGACCCTGCCCTGCTCGCCGAATACGACACCATAAGAGCAGgcattgaaattgaaaagctCGCAGGTAATGCGTCATGGGGTGAACTGCTATCCACGAAaacaaaagtttttcagcGTGTGCTCATGGGAGTAATGATCCAATCTCTGCAGCAATTGACAGGTGATaactatttcttctactaCGGTACAACCATTTTCAAGTCGGTCGGATTAAAGGACTCCTTCCAGACATCTATCATCATCGGGGTGGTCaactttttctcttcattcATAGCAGTGTACACTATTGAAAGGTTCGGACGTCGTACATGCCTATTGTGGGGCGCCGCCTCCATGCTGTGCTGCTTTACTGTGTTCGCCTCTGTCGGTGTTACAAAGCTGTGGCCTCAGGGAAGCAGCCACCAGGATATTACTTCTCAGGGCGCTGGTAACTGTATGATCGTCTTTACCAtgttcttcattttttcgtTCGCCACCACTTGGGCAGGCGGCTGTTTTGTTATAGTGTCAGAAACCTTCCCTCTTAGAGTCAAATCAAGGGGCATGGCGGttgcaacagcagcaaaCTGGATGTGGGGTTTCCTGATTAGTTTCTTCACGCCCTTTATCACCGGTGCAATTAACTTTTACTACGGTTACGTCTTCCTAGGCTGTCTAGTCTTCGCCTACTTCTATgtgtttttcttcgtcCCAGAAACGAAAGGCCTGACGCTGGAAGAGGTCAACACAATGTGGATGGAGGGCATTCCACCATGGAAGTCTGCTTCATGGGTGCCACCAGAAAGAAGAACGGCAGACTACGATGCAGATGCGATAGGTCATGATGATAGACCAATCTACAAAAGGTTCTTCTCCAGCTGATCCTTCAAGTCCCTGGCaatttccaacaaaaatgcCTTTTCCTCCTAATTCTCTGCTATTTAAAATGTTTACTTTTGTACACTTTAACGCCTAATGAACGTTCTTTTATATCTCGAAAGTAGCTTTTGATGTAGGCATTGTCAGCTGCAGTGCTTGCACGACTGCACATAATTATACGCATCGTACTACCGAACAAAATGACAATTTCGCTTTACCAGAAATCTCATGACGTGAACCTTGCTTAATCTATAACACATAGTCGTTTTTCACAGATTGCGTGCTAAGATTATCACGATACTCCGTGAACCCTCAcagaaaagatcaaaaatataaaatacCATACTACCATATATTTACTGCTGTCAGTGAAAGTTTACACATGTTTTCGTGCCGCTTTCCCAATGTAGCAAAAACCGGCTTTATCTAGGTTGATAACTGCGTTATCACAAACTCCCGATATGGTTATCGCCTACATCTTCAGCTGATCTTTCGGTAACTGTATATACGctagaaaaaataatcacGATGAAATGACTAACCAGCCGATTCACACTGCGATCGCAGCATATGACCTAGTCGGGTTGCTCGTTTCTGATCAGGACTCCTCATAGCTATATGACTACAATTAACAATCAATCACGTGCCGGGAGTAATTTAAGTAAggctttcttcttttggcCATTGCCAAGCGGGCGTTAATTTCATCTCGCCGAAAATACAAAACTTACCCCATACAACTCAACAATTCAACTTTGTGGTCTCTCATTTAATTCATTCGTCTATCAATCACCTGATAGTTATCACCCGAGAAAAAGCAAGGCAAACGCAGAATGGCCAATGAAGCGTGTGACTATAGATAGTGGATTACTAGCTGTCAAAAGACTTGAGAATCTTGCCTGCACGATTCccatcaaaatttgaaaacacGCGCGCTGTGAATTGTACCTCAAAAGGAAGCTTCTCCTGCGCGGTTTTATGAGTAAATGGGGTCTGATCGCTTCCAGAAAAACCTTGCCTACATGCATCTGTTTTCGCCGTTCCTGTCAGCTGTTGCTAAGATGTTCTTTCAATGGCAGGCCAGCCCGGCAGAAAAAAGGGTTTGCTGTAAAATGATAAGAGAAAAGTGCCaattttcagaaaaatacttttaaatatgaagaaactTTAAAATACTCCTAATATCCTTCCCACCTGAAACTTCActtatttttaaaatataaaaataaaagactTTGCTGCAAAGTAAGCAATATTTATCCTTTTAGTTAGGTGTTGTCACTctggtttttcttttgtgaTCAGTAGTGGAAATAGAAATTGCACACATGAGAGCTGGTGGCTCTCTTGGGTTATATGCGAATGATAtccaaaaaattttatcatcCATGGGTCGGATGGGTCGGAAGAATGGTTATATGTGTTCGAACTATGCGGCTGTCAGTTCCTACTGACGGAAAAGTAACAGTTACAGCTCTCTTATTCAAAAAGTAGTattaaaaaagttaaattaaaaaaatacttaaaTGTTTACACTAAGCGCATATTGAACATATATTAAAAGAACTTGTTTTGTCTAAGGGGAGTACAGTCCACTCCTAGGTTAGAAAAATTAGTTGAAGAAGGCAAGAACGAAAATACCGGCCAAAGCATTCAGAGCGTTGGTGTTCAAACCAGCAGCAACACCTTCGGACTGAATAACGATACCAGTAGAGGATTTAGGAGCAGTAGTTGGAGCGCTGGATCCGgagaaaatggaaattgCGCTAGATGATCCATAAACGGCAGTGGTCAATGAGGTTGCCTTAGGAGCCTCAGAAGCGGTAGTTGTGTAAGACTTTGGAGAAACAGTAGTTGCGGTGGCGGTCGAAGTAACTTCAGGAACTTGAGAAGTGATGATCTTGACATCACAGCCATTGTCGTCACATTGAGTAACAGTAGCAGTGTACGATTTTGGAAGAGCAGAGGTTGCTGTAGTTTCCTTAGGAGCTTTAGTGGTAACAGTCTTTACGTTACAGCCATTATCGTCACAGTGAGTAACGGTAGCAGTGGTGTATGATTCTGGGGACACCGTGGTAGTGGTGGCTTCAGGCGCTTCAGAAGTAACGGTCTTCACAACACATCCATTGTCGTCACAATGAGTGACAGTGGCAGTAGTATGTGACTTAGAAGATACAGTGGCGGTTGTTGTGGTTGGTTTAGGAGCTTCGGAAGTGACGGTCTTTACATTACAGCCATTATCGTCACAGTGGGTAACAGTGACAGTGGTGTATGATCTTGTGGAAGCGGTGGTTGCTGACGTTTCTTTAGGAGCTTCAGAAGTAACAGTTTTTTCACTACAGCCGTTGTCGTCGCAATGAGTAACAGTCACAGTGGTATATGACTTGGAAGAAACAGTTTTAGTTGCAGCGATACCAGTTGATGTAGTAACATGGCATCCACTTTCATCACAAGAAGTGATTGTAGCAGTGGTGGATGAACATGGAATGGTTGTGGTAATAGTGTAGGTGTTACCATTTGTGTCAGTTGTTTCCGAACAGGAAACAACGACTGTGCTAGTAGCGGTTGCATATGTTAGTGTTGTGGTGTAAACAGAAGCAGAACCTGAGGTCAAGGTGGAAGCAGAAGACGAAGCTGTTGAACCTGAGACGGAGGCACTTGATGAAGTGATTGAATCTGAGGCAGAGGCACCGGATGAGGTGATTGTACTAGAACCTGTAGCAGAGTTggatatactagaagtaACTGACGAAGCACCAGACGTGGTAGAAGTGGATGAAGATGTAGTACTAGAAGCAACGGCACCACCATAATTTAGGTAGTAGGCAGAGGCGCCTGCAAAGGTTCCTTCGGAGACGTTGAAGCTAGAACTAGTGAATCCTGTACCAATAGCAAAAGAGAATTGTCTGTTGCCTTGGGTTGCAGTCAAAACACCGGTAGCACTATCGTAGGATAGGCTAGTGACGTCAGCAGTAATGGCAATTTGGTTTTTACCAGTGTAGCCAACAACAGGAATAGGAGTAGTGTTGCTTTCGGTAGGGTCAACGGCAAGAACACCTTCGCCCTTGAATACAACAGTTTGACCAGTGAAGGTGTCTGGGTAGTGTAGGTAAAGGTTGCCAGAGATTATGTTGACAGTACCACTACCGGAAACAGGTTCAACAACCACGTAGGTACTTCCGTTGTCCAGGTTTATTTCACCGTTGTTAACTGATCCTTCATCTTCAGCTCTACGTTGCAAACCGGAGACAGAACCACCGTTGATGATAGCGttagagaaagagaatgCACCAGAGTTTGAGTATGGAGAGTAAGTAACTTCACCTTTACTGGATTCGGATAAGCTTAAAGCAATGTCACCGCTGTTTGCAAAAGAGCCAGGTGTGAATGAGTATATGGAGGCAGACGAAGCAGCGGGTTCTTCAGCGTTGAAAGTACCAGAAACATCAAAATTTGGACCGGAAATGTCGAATTCGGTGCCTGGGTAAGTTGGCTTAGACTTTCTGACGAGCAGTGCACCACGAACAATCAAATCGGCTAAGAAACCGTATTTATCACCGTCAACTAGAGTTAATTCTCCACCTGCAGCAATTTCAACGGCTTCTGTTGCAATGACTGAACCAGTAAGAGTGAGATCACCACTGATTGTTGTTGATGGCAAATAAATAGTACCTTCGCTGGAGGAAAGTGAGTTGGATGCACTTGCACTTGTACTAGATGCTGAAGAAGTTATAAAGCTCGATGTGCCGGAAGTGATAGCACTCGAGGCACCAGAAGTGGATGAGGTTGATTGAGGAATTGAACTTGAGACGCCAGGAGCGGAGGAACCAGAGGCGGATGAGGCTGATGGGCCGGAGGTTGATGAACCTGATGGAATAGAAGATGCGGATGAGGCTGATGAACCTGAAGCGGATGAGCCTGATGGAATAGTAGATGCTGATGAGGTTGATGAGCCGGAAGCGGATGAACCTGATGGAATAGTAGATGCGGATGAGGTTGATGAACCTGAAGCGGATGAACCTGATGGAATAGAAGATGCGGATGAGGCTGATGAACCTGAAGTGGATGAGCCTGATGGAATAGTAGATGCTGATGAGGTTGATGAGCCGGAAGCGGATGAACCTGATGGAATAGTAGATGCGGATGAAGCTAATGGGCCAGAGGTTGATGAACCTGAAGCGGACGAGCCTGATTGTGTTATAGAAGCGGATGAAACAGAAATAGATGAAGTTGGTGGAACAGAGCTCGAAACTTCAGAACCAGAAGAGGCAGATGTAGCAACAGAGCTCGAAACTTCAGAACCAGATGAGGTAGATGGAGCAACAGAGCTCGAAACTTCAGAACCAGATGAGGTAGATGTAGCAACAGAGCTCGAAACTTCAGAACCAGAAGAGGTAGATGGAGCAACAGAGCTCGAAACTTCCGAACCAGATGAGGTAGATGTAGCAACAGAGCTCGAAACTTCAGAACCAGAAGAGGTAGATGGAGCAACAGAGCTCGAAACTTCCGAACCAGAAGAGGTAGATGGAGCAACAGAGCTAGATACTCCAGAACCAGAAGAGGTAGATGGAGCAACAGAGCTCGAAACTTCAGAACCAGAGGAGGCAGATGGAGCAACAGAGCTCGAAACTTCAGAACCAGATGAGGTAGATGTAGCAACAGAGCTCGAAACTTCAGAACCAGAAGAGGTAGATGGAGTAATAGAGCTAGATACTTCAGAACCAGAAGAGACAGATGTAGCAACAGAGCTTGAGGTAACAGACGAAGTTGTAATTAATTCAGTGAGAGAACTCGAGACATCAGTGGCGGATGAAGTCGACTGAACAATAGAACTACTAATTGAAACGGAACCAGATGAACTTGACGAAATAGCAGTAGATGAGCTGTTACTTGGGACTGAAGAACTATTGGTATAGTACTGGCCCAAGGCGCTTTGGGAATATAAGGCTAAGGCCAAAGCGGCTTGAAATTTATTAAAGCGATTGAGCATCTCTTTGACACAGGCGAGATTTtaccagaaaaaaaagcaacgATGGATATTTGCTGTTGCTAGATTGTGGACAGAATAAGTTTAACCATAAAATAATCGAATGGCAGAACCAATAGTAATGAAGTGAAATGACCTTTATATATGCTTTTTGGCCAGTATGCGCGGACTCTGGAAACATAACTGCAAAGATTAACCGTTGAGTTAGCTTAAATTTTTGTACACGCTTTTCTGAGGAAGCACTCGTAAGTTCTATGCGCGCGCGTTCCTTTAGCAACGAATGGGGGGTATCTTAATTTGTAAACAAAGACATTTAGCTGCTAATAACAACAAGCCCCCTAAAGAGTCTACAAACTGTGCAGGGCGTGGTCTAGCCCACTCTGATAAGGTAGTTGCAAAGTCTTTTTAGACAATTATCATTACCAAGAAAGCCACACAAGACAGGGCCTAATATCAAGACTATTCACTCAATTTGTCATGAAAAATCGCTATTTACCTTGTTTCCACTAAAAATTATTAACCAGTAATATCCAATTGGAATTGGATATGAGGACTACacacttgaaaaaaaaaacagaaaaataatatacgACTaggagaaagaaataactGAATAGCAACACATCCATCACCTTAAggtgataaaaaaatagtggTTGCCCTCCGTGACCATTTATCTCCGTGAACGCGAGATATTTGTTTTTAGATTCCTCAAGCGCATGTCCACCTCGTATTATTGCAACGCGAACGTGGGTTTTTCTGTTGAGAAGTGGCTGGTTAAGGCCCTGTAAAATACCACGCTGTTTTACAGGGCAGTATAATTTCATAGGGGAATGTGGGATTTGTCCATTAGTGGTAAACTGCACTGTCTTACGATAAGAACACTATCTTGGGCAGTTTAAAAGAATGTGGTTTTTTATTCGAATTATAAAAACACACCGGTAAGTACAAAATCGCGAGCGGGTGCATAGAATTGTACAATTATTGAAGTTAGTTAGCACCGTTTTTGCCATTCTCGCAGAAAAAGGCACAAACACATATATCAATATCCTGTAGTGCAGACTATCTCAAAGAAGTAGGAACTCCAATTCCTGTATGCGTCTGACCTCGGATTTTCTCTTCGACCAATGAGGGatagttattttttccccttttttgttgatagcTAGAGTATTGGATTATCTTCTAGGGTCGATCTTTACTTATGCCTTTGTCCAATTTGATAAGGTGACGAAACTTTTTATTCagatttgattttgtttgccttctttttcttaaagGGAGTTATACATTTGAGGTGAGAACGTTACCTTGAAAATCTTATCATAATCTTCATAAAACAAATGCCACCATTTTACCCAGGAGTATTGTAGGGTAGGGTATGACTAACCTCATTTTTGAGGGCATCTTTTAAGTTACAAAGTGCTTGACTGAGCTTTTTATGGGAGTTCAAATGGCCGCGTAATGTCCATAAATTAACCAACATTCACATTGTTTGCGCGCTTCTCTTTGGCGATTAATCGTGCAA harbors:
- the HPF1 gene encoding mannoprotein (similar to Saccharomyces cerevisiae HPF1 (YOL155C)) gives rise to the protein MLNRFNKFQAALALALYSQSALGQYYTNSSSVPSNSSSTAISSSSSGSVSISSSIVQSTSSATDVSSSLTELITTSSVTSSSVATSVSSGSEVSSSITPSTSSGSEVSSSVATSTSSGSEVSSSVAPSASSGSEVSSSVAPSTSSGSGVSSSVAPSTSSGSEVSSSVAPSTSSGSEVSSSVATSTSSGSEVSSSVAPSTSSGSEVSSSVATSTSSGSEVSSSVAPSTSSGSEVSSSVATSASSGSEVSSSVPPTSSISVSSASITQSGSSASGSSTSGPLASSASTIPSGSSASGSSTSSASTIPSGSSTSGSSASSASSIPSGSSASGSSTSSASTIPSGSSASGSSTSSASTIPSGSSASGSSASSASSIPSGSSTSGPSASSASGSSAPGVSSSIPQSTSSTSGASSAITSGTSSFITSSASSTSASASNSLSSSEGTIYLPSTTISGDLTLTGSVIATEAVEIAAGGELTLVDGDKYGFLADLIVRGALLVRKSKPTYPGTEFDISGPNFDVSGTFNAEEPAASSASIYSFTPGSFANSGDIALSLSESSKGEVTYSPYSNSGAFSFSNAIINGGSVSGLQRRAEDEGSVNNGEINLDNGSTYVVVEPVSGSGTVNIISGNLYLHYPDTFTGQTVVFKGEGVLAVDPTESNTTPIPVVGYTGKNQIAITADVTSLSYDSATGVLTATQGNRQFSFAIGTGFTSSSFNVSEGTFAGASAYYLNYGGAVASSTTSSSTSTTSGASSVTSSISNSATGSSTITSSGASASDSITSSSASVSGSTASSSASTLTSGSASVYTTTLTYATATSTVVVSCSETTDTNGNTYTITTTIPCSSTTATITSCDESGCHVTTSTGIAATKTVSSKSYTTVTVTHCDDNGCSEKTVTSEAPKETSATTASTRSYTTVTVTHCDDNGCNVKTVTSEAPKPTTTTATVSSKSHTTATVTHCDDNGCVVKTVTSEAPEATTTTVSPESYTTATVTHCDDNGCNVKTVTTKAPKETTATSALPKSYTATVTQCDDNGCDVKIITSQVPEVTSTATATTVSPKSYTTTASEAPKATSLTTAVYGSSSAISIFSGSSAPTTAPKSSTGIVIQSEGVAAGLNTNALNALAGIFVLAFFN